A single genomic interval of Camelina sativa cultivar DH55 chromosome 11, Cs, whole genome shotgun sequence harbors:
- the LOC104722995 gene encoding protein LSD1 isoform X3, giving the protein MQDQLVCHGCRNLLMYPRGASNVCCALCNTINMVPPPPPPHSHPPPPHGMDMAHIVCGGCRTMLMYTRGASSVRCSCCQTTNLVPGLSNQVPHAPSNQVAQINCGHCRTTLMYPYGASSVKCAVCQFVTNVNMSNGRVPLPTNRPNGTACPGTMPSSSTSTPPSQTQTVVVENPMSVDESGKLVSNVVVGVTTDKK; this is encoded by the exons ATGCAGGACCAGCTCGTTTGTCATGGTTGTAGAAATTTATTGATGTATCCTAGAGGAGCATCCAATGTGTGTTGTGCGTTATGTAACACTATCAAcatggttcctcctcctcctcctcctcattctCACCCTCCTCCTCCGCATG GGATGGACATGGCTCACATTGTATGTGGTGGTTGCCGGACAATGCTTATGTATACACGTGGGGCAAGTAGCGTAAGATGCTCTTGCTGTCAGACTACGAACCTTGTGCCAG GGCTCTCCAATCAGGTTCCGCATGCACCCTCAAATCAGGTTGCGCAAATCAATTGTGGGCATTGTCGGACGACCCTCATGTATCCTTATGGTGCATCATCTGTTAAATGTGCGGTTTGTCAGTTTGTTACTAACGTTAAT ATGAGCAATGGAAGGGTACCTCTCCCAACTAACCGGCCAAATGGAACAGCTTGTCCCGGGACAATGCCCTCTTCATCAACT TCAACACCACCCTCTCAGACCCAAACCGTTGTTGTAGAAAACCCCATGTCCGTTGATGAAAGTGGAAAGTTG GTGAGcaatgttgttgttggagtGACGACCGATAAAAAGTAA
- the LOC104722995 gene encoding protein LSD1 isoform X2: protein MQDQLVCHGCRNLLMYPRGASNVCCALCNTINMVPPPPPPHSHPPPPHAHAGMDMAHIVCGGCRTMLMYTRGASSVRCSCCQTTNLVPGLSNQVPHAPSNQVAQINCGHCRTTLMYPYGASSVKCAVCQFVTNVNMSNGRVPLPTNRPNGTACPGTMPSSSTSTPPSQTQTVVVENPMSVDESGKLVSNVVVGVTTDKK, encoded by the exons ATGCAGGACCAGCTCGTTTGTCATGGTTGTAGAAATTTATTGATGTATCCTAGAGGAGCATCCAATGTGTGTTGTGCGTTATGTAACACTATCAAcatggttcctcctcctcctcctcctcattctCACCCTCCTCCTCCGCATG CTCATGCAGGGATGGACATGGCTCACATTGTATGTGGTGGTTGCCGGACAATGCTTATGTATACACGTGGGGCAAGTAGCGTAAGATGCTCTTGCTGTCAGACTACGAACCTTGTGCCAG GGCTCTCCAATCAGGTTCCGCATGCACCCTCAAATCAGGTTGCGCAAATCAATTGTGGGCATTGTCGGACGACCCTCATGTATCCTTATGGTGCATCATCTGTTAAATGTGCGGTTTGTCAGTTTGTTACTAACGTTAAT ATGAGCAATGGAAGGGTACCTCTCCCAACTAACCGGCCAAATGGAACAGCTTGTCCCGGGACAATGCCCTCTTCATCAACT TCAACACCACCCTCTCAGACCCAAACCGTTGTTGTAGAAAACCCCATGTCCGTTGATGAAAGTGGAAAGTTG GTGAGcaatgttgttgttggagtGACGACCGATAAAAAGTAA
- the LOC104722995 gene encoding protein LSD1 isoform X1 codes for MQDQLVCHGCRNLLMYPRGASNVCCALCNTINMVPPPPPPHSHPPPPHGMDMAHIVCGGCRTMLMYTRGASSVRCSCCQTTNLVPGLSNQVPHAPSNQVAQINCGHCRTTLMYPYGASSVKCAVCQFVTNVNMSNGRVPLPTNRPNGTACPGTMPSSSTSTPPSQTQTVVVENPMSVDESGKLVSISITCVLTASHIAFFLVRIYTLE; via the exons ATGCAGGACCAGCTCGTTTGTCATGGTTGTAGAAATTTATTGATGTATCCTAGAGGAGCATCCAATGTGTGTTGTGCGTTATGTAACACTATCAAcatggttcctcctcctcctcctcctcattctCACCCTCCTCCTCCGCATG GGATGGACATGGCTCACATTGTATGTGGTGGTTGCCGGACAATGCTTATGTATACACGTGGGGCAAGTAGCGTAAGATGCTCTTGCTGTCAGACTACGAACCTTGTGCCAG GGCTCTCCAATCAGGTTCCGCATGCACCCTCAAATCAGGTTGCGCAAATCAATTGTGGGCATTGTCGGACGACCCTCATGTATCCTTATGGTGCATCATCTGTTAAATGTGCGGTTTGTCAGTTTGTTACTAACGTTAAT ATGAGCAATGGAAGGGTACCTCTCCCAACTAACCGGCCAAATGGAACAGCTTGTCCCGGGACAATGCCCTCTTCATCAACT TCAACACCACCCTCTCAGACCCAAACCGTTGTTGTAGAAAACCCCATGTCCGTTGATGAAAGTGGAAAGTTGGTGAGTATTTCTATCACCTGTGTTCTCACGGCTTCACATATAGCTTTCTTTCTTGTTCGTATTTACACATTAGAATAA
- the LOC104722996 gene encoding protein TWIN SISTER of FT yields the protein MSISRGDPLVVGRVVGDVLDPFIRLVFLRVTYRQREVTNGLDLRPSQVLNKPMVEVGGDDLRNFYTLVMVDPDVPSPSNPHLREYLHWLVTDIPATTGTAFGNEMVCYESPRRPSGIHRMVLILFRQLGRQTVYAPGWRQQFNTREFAEMYNLGLPVAATYFNCQRENGCGGRRT from the exons atgtctaTAAGTCGTGGAGATCCTCTTGTGGTGGGAAGAGTTGTTGGAGATGTTCTTGATCCTTTCATCAGGCTGGTCTTTCTTAGGGTCACTTATCGCCAAAGAGAGGTTACTAATGGCTTGGATCTAAGGCCTTCTCAAGTTCTCAACAAACCAATGGTGGAGGTTGGAGGAGATGACCTCAGAAATTTCTATACTttg GTTATGGTGGATCCAGATGTGCCGAGTCCAAGCAACCCACACCTCCGAGAATATCTGCATTG GTTGGTGACTGATATACCTGCCACAACTGGAACCGCCTTTG GTAATGAGATGGTGTGTTACGAGAGTCCACGTCGCCCTTCGGGAATCCACCGTATGGTGTTGATATTGTTCCGGCAACTCGGAAGACAAACGGTTTATGCACCCGGGTGGCGTCAACAGTTCAACACTCGTGAGTTTGCTGAGATGTATAATCTTGGTCTACCTGTGGCTGCTACTTACTTCAACTGCCAGAGGGAGAATGgttgtggaggaagaagaacgtAG
- the LOC104722997 gene encoding vacuolar protein sorting-associated protein 2 homolog 2, with the protein MNIFKKKTTPKDALRTSKKEMAVATRGIEREITSLQLEEKRLVAEIKKTAKTGNEAATKILARQLVRLRQQITNLQGSRAQIRGVTTHTQALYASTSISSGMKGATTAMVAMNKQMAPTKQAKVIKDFQKQSAQLDMTIEMMSEAIDETLDKDEAEEETEDLTNQVLDEIGVGVASQLSSAPKGRIATKTAAPAPTTTDNNNDSESTEMEELERRLASLRRI; encoded by the exons ATGAACATTTTCAAGAAGAAGACCACTCCCAAAG ATGCTCTCCGTACTAGCAAGAAAGAAATGGCTGTGGCTACACGAG GAATCGAACGCGAGATTACATCTCTTCAATTGGAG GAGAAGAGGCTTGTGgctgaaatcaagaaaacagCTAAAACTGGAAATGAG GCAGCCACCAAGATCTTAGCTCGACAGCTTGTTCGATTGAGGCAACAGATCACCAATTTGCAGGGAAGCCGTGCTCAGATCCGGGGTGTAACCACTCATACACAG gCTTTGTATGCAAGCACCTCTATTTCATCTGGAATGAAAGGCGCAACCACAGCTATGGTTGCAATGAACAAG CAAATGGCACCGACAAAACAAGCTAAAGTTATCAAGGACTTTCAGAAACAATCTGCACAATTGGACATGACG ATAGAGATGATGTCAGAGGCAATTGATGAAACTCTTGACAAAGATGAAGCTGAAGAGGAAACAGAAGATCTCACTAACCAG GTTCTTGATGAGATTGGTGTTGGTGTTGCATCTCAG TTATCTTCAGCTCCAAAGGGCAGGATTGCAACGAAAACTGCTGCTCCCGCTCCGACCACTACTGACAACAATAATGA TTCGGAGTCTACTGAAATGGAGGAACTAGAGAGAAGATTGGCTTCACTACGACGAATCTAA
- the LOC104722998 gene encoding elongation factor Tu, chloroplastic, protein MAISAPAACSSSSSRLLCSYSSPSPSLYPAPVSAISTSGKLKTLTLSSSFLPSYSLTTTTTTPSASQSTRRSFTVRAARGKFERKKPHVNIGTIGHVDHGKTTLTAALTMALASMGNSVAKKYDEIDAAPEERARGITINTATVEYETENRHYAHVDCPGHADYVKNMITGAAQMDGAILVVSGADGPMPQTKEHILLAKQVGVPDMVVFLNKEDQVDDAELLELVELEVRELLSSYEFNGDDIPIISGSALLAVETLTENPNVKRGDNKWVDKIYELMDSVDSYIPIPQRQTELPFLLAVEDVFSITGRGTVATGRVERGTVKVGETVDLVGLRETRNYTVTGVEMFQKILDEALAGDNVGLLLRGIQKADIQRGMVLAKPGSITPHTKFEAIVYVLKKEEGGRHSPFFAGYRPQFYMRTTDVTGKVTKIMNDKDEESKMVMPGDRVKIVVELIVPVACEQGMRFAIREGGKTVGAGVIQAIIE, encoded by the coding sequence ATGGCGATATCGGCTCCAGCcgcttgctcttcttcttcctctagacTCCTCTGTTCctactcttctccttctccttctctttacCCCGCACCTGTTTCCGCCATTTCCACCTCTGGTAAactcaaaaccctaaccctctcttcctctttcctcCCTTCTTACTCCTTgaccactactactactactcccTCCGCTTCTCAATCCACTCGTCGCTCCTTCACCGTCCGTGCTGCTCGTGGTAAGTTCGAGAGGAAGAAGCCTCATGTCAACATCGGTACGATTGGTCATGTTGACCATGGGAAGACTACTCTAACCGCAGCTCTCACCATGGCTCTCGCTTCCATGGGAAACAGCGTCGCGAAAAAGTACGACGAGATTGACGCGGCCCCGGAGGAGAGAGCTCGTGGTATCACAATCAACACTGCTACGGTTGAGTACGAGACTGAGAACCGTCACTACGCTCACGTTGATTGTCCTGGTCACGCTGATTACGTCAAGAATATGATTACCGGAGCTGCTCAGATGGACGGAGCTATCCTCGTTGTCTCCGGCGCTGATGGTCCTATGCCTCAGACTAAAGAGCATATCCTTTTGGCTAAGCAGGTTGGTGTTCCTGATATGGTTGTGTTCCTTAACAAAGAGGATCAAGTAGATGATGCGGAGTTGCTAGAGCTCGTTGAGCTTGAGGTTCGTGAGCTTCTCTCGTCTTATGAATTTAACGGTGATGATATTCCGATTATATCTGGCTCTGCTTTGTTAGCTGTAGAGACACTCACTGAGAATCCTAATGTGAAGAGAGGTGATAACAAATGGGTAGATAAGATTTACGAACTTATGGATTCTGTTGATAGTTACATCCCAATCCCTCAGAGACAAACTGAGTTGCCTTTCTTGTTAGCTGTTGAAGATGTGTTCTCTATCACCGGACGTGGTACCGTGGCTACAGGGCGTGTTGAGAGAGGTACGGTTAAGGTAGGAGAGACTGTAGATTTAGTGGGTTTGAGGGAGACTAGGAACTACACTGTCACTGGGGTCGAAATGTTTCAGAAGATTCTTGATGAGGCTTTAGCTGGTGACAATGTAGGGTTGTTGCTTAGGGGTATTCAGAAAGCTGATATTCAGAGAGGTATGGTTTTAGCTAAGCCTGGATCCATTACTCCACATACCAAGTTTGAAGCGATTGTGTATgtgttgaagaaagaagaaggtgggaGGCATTCTCCGTTCTTTGCAGGTTACAGGCCTCAGTTCTACATGAGGACGACTGATGTTACGGGTAAAGTGACAAAGATTATGAACGACAAAGACGAGGAGTCGAAGATGGTTATGCCCGGTGATCGAGTCAAGATTGTTGTTGAGCTTATTGTGCCGGTTGCTTGTGAACAAGGTATGAGGTTTGCTATCAGAGAAGGAGGTAAGACTGTTGGTGCGGGAGTTATTCAGGCTATCATCGAATGA
- the LOC104722999 gene encoding alpha-ketoglutarate-dependent dioxygenase alkB homolog 6, which produces MELDNFRVGLTPTVYYIPGFITDEEQTQLLNHIYGASGSKWKTLKNRRLQNWGGMVHEKGLVPQELPSWLTEITSKIHERSGLFPSAINHVLINEYHPDQGIMPHQDGPAYFPVVAILSLGSPVVMDFTPHLRLRSGDDYISKDQSLGAESCVPERDSFSVLMMPRSLLIFKDDSYSDFLHGISDSPTQCYNQVVNEAEASAYSKEDSRKDGDKILHRDQTRVSLTCRLVPKVHKNLFRL; this is translated from the exons ATGGAGTTAGATAACTTCAGGGTAGGTCTTACTCCAACAGTATACTACATTCCCGGTTTCATAACTGACGAAGAGCAAACTCAGCTCCTAAACCAT ATATATGGAGCATCTGGTTCCAAGTGGAAGACATTAAAGAACAGAAGATTACAGAACTGGG GTGGTATGGTTCATGAAAAGGGTCTTGTTCCACAAGAAT tGCCTTCCTGGCTGACAGAGATTACATCGAAAATTCATGAAAGATCGGGTCTGTTCCCTTCTGCTATAAATCATGTCCTCATCAATGAATACCATCCTGACCAAGGGATAATG CCGCACCAGGATGGACCTGCTTATTTTCCTGTTGTAGCTATACTGTCTCTTGGCTCACCTGTCGTTATGGACTTCACTCCGCATTTGAGATTAAGATCAGGTGATGATTACATTTCCAAAGACCAAAGTCTCGGTGCAGAGAGTTGTGTGCCTGAGAGAGACTCATTCTCTGTCTTGATGATGCCTCGTAGCTTACTCATCTTCAAAGACGACTCATACTCAG ATTTCCTCCACGGCATCAGCGATAGTCCAACACAATGCTATAACCAG GTCGTTAACGAAGCTGAAGCTTCCGCTTACTCTAAggaagattcaagaaaagaTGGTGACAAGATTCTTCACAGAGACCAAACTCGAGTTTCACTTACTTGCCGTTTAGTCCCCAAAGTCCACAAAAATCTCTTCAGGCTTTAA
- the LOC104727886 gene encoding uncharacterized protein LOC104727886 encodes MMLDVNFLLTFISVFFFPLVFVSVRRQWVREEDLAKELKQNAKELRKLIRFFEEQKFLVRYHRKETAKRAKMYSFAVAATTDGRAEDNVKFHTHSYCCLDYAQIYDTVRYKLHRMKKQFKDELEDKNTVQEYCCPNCKVEMKPLMDQINIVKDLPFPGFEPFPAWEARAAKAARENGVLDPNDPSRSQGGYGSTPMPFLGETKVEVNLGEEKQDVKSKGGDSSLKILPPWMIKQGMKLTEEQRGEMRQGAEVDGEAAKLSDDKKTVLGNGDGDKDVKDEYVKAYYAALLKQQEELAENLNQQESAGESTTDIQLATTSPDRQVGMKSKREEEEEEEEDVEWEEEAPVAANGNDKVDLNVEAEDEEEEDDIDWEEG; translated from the exons ATGATGCTGGAC GTGAATTTTTTACTTActttcatttctgtttttttttttcctttggtttttGTGTCTGTTAGGCGGCAATGGGTAAGAGAAGAAGACTTGGCAAAAGAGTTGAAGCAGAATGCCAAGGAACTTCGaaaattaattaggttttttgaagaacaaaaatttCTCGTTCGTTACCACAGGAAAGAG ACTGCAAAGCGTGCGAAGATGTATAGTTTTGCAGTGGCTGCTACAACTGATGGCCGAGCAGAAGATAACGTTAAGTTCCACACACACTCATATTGCTGTCTTGATTATGCACAG ATATATGATACTGTTCGTTATAAACTGCACCGGATGAAGAAACAGTTCAAAGATGAACTAGAAGATAAGAATACTGTTCAGGAGTATTGCTGTCCTAACTGCAAA GTTGAAATGAAACCTCTGATGGATcaaataaatatagtaaaagaCCTACCGTTTCCTGGCTTTGAACCTTTTCCGGCATGGGAGGCTCGTGCAGCTAAGGCTGCTCGTGAAAATGGTGTTCTTGACCCTAATGATCCTTCGAGGTCACAGGGTGGGTATGGTTCAACACCAATGCCATTTCTCGGAGAGACAAAG GTTGAGGTTAACCTTGGTGAAGAAAAACAAGATGTCAAATCTAAAGGTGGAGAttctagtttgaaaattttaccTCCATGGATGATCAAGCAAGGCATGAAGCTGACCGAGGAACAAAGAGGAGAGATGAGGCAGGGAGCAGAGGTTGATGGAGAAGCAGCAAAGCTTTCAGATGACAAGAAAACAGTCTTGGGAAATGGCGATGGTGATAAGGATGTGAAG GATGAGTATGTGAAAGCTTACTACGCCGCTTTACTGAAGCAGCAAGAAGAGCTTGCTGAAAACCTGAATCAGCAAGAATCCGCAGGTGAATCAACCACTGACATTCAATTGGCTACAACATCTCCAGATCGTCAGGTTGGTATGAAATCCAAacgtgaagaggaagaagaagaagaagaagatgttgagtgggaagaagaagctcctGTTGCAG CCAATGGAAACGACAAGGTGGATTTGAATGTGGaagcagaagatgaagaagaagaagacgatatTGATTGGGAAGAAGGCTGA
- the LOC104723001 gene encoding transcription initiation factor IIE subunit beta: MALKEQLNKFNKQQEKCQSTLSSIASSRERSGTSSRQPVPLPAAITQKKPDAAPVQFSKNTEQLQYINSIKKSPVGAQIKRVIDLLFETRLALTPEQIKERCHVDMHSNKAVFDSLSKNPKAHYDGRRFSYKATHDVKDKSQLRSLVYKYLDGIAVVDLKDAYPNVMEDLKALSESKDIFLISNSQEDIAYPNDFKCEIAVDDEFKSLFRDIDIPNDMLDVEKELLKIGLKPATNTAERRAAAQIHGISNKSKDKKKKKQEISKRTKLTNAHLPELFKSLNASSSRN, from the exons ATGGCTCTAAAGGAGCAGCTAAATAAGTTCAACAAACAGCAAGAGAAATGTCAATCTACGCTTTCGAGCATCGCTTCTTCAAGAGAAAGATCGGGGACTTCGTCGAGGCAGCCCGTGCCTCTTCCTGCTGCAATCACTCAGAAGAAGCCTGATGCTGCTCCTGTCCAGTTTTCAAAAAACACCGAGCAACTTCAGTATATTAACAGCATTAAAAAATCTCCTGTTGGTGCTCAAATCAAGCGTGTCATTGATCTTCTCTTTGAG ACAAGGCTAGCCTTAACGCCAGagcaaataaaagaaagatgtcaTGTTGATATGCATTCCAATAAGGCTGTTTTTGATAGTTTGAGTAAGAATCCTAAAGCACATTATGACGGAAGAAGGTTCTCTTACAAG GCTACGCACGATGTCAAGGACAAGAGCCAGCTTCGTTCGTTGGTGTATAAATACCTTGATGGGATTGCAGTCGTTGATCTCAAAGACGCTTACCCGAATGTTATGGAGGATTTAAAG GCTCTGAGTGAATCGAAGGACATCTTTTTGATATCAAATTCACAAGAGGACATTGCGTACCCAAATGATTTCAAGTGTGAGATTGCTGTTGATGACGAATTCAAATCTCTGTTCCGTGACATAGATATCCCGAACGACATGCTCGACGTGGAGAAGGAGCTGCTGAAGATCGGTTTGAAGCCGGCGACAAACACTGCGGAGAGGAGAGCTGCTGCACAGATCCATGGCATATCAAATAAATCgaaggataagaagaagaagaaacaagagatcaGCAAGAGGACCAAACTCACCAATGCCCATCTACCGGAGCTCTTCAAGAGCCTTAACGCCAGCAGTTCCCGGAACTGA